A portion of the Juglans microcarpa x Juglans regia isolate MS1-56 chromosome 1D, Jm3101_v1.0, whole genome shotgun sequence genome contains these proteins:
- the LOC121242181 gene encoding uncharacterized protein LOC121242181, which produces MELPELSLAPTQFVVNKTSSAYSSSSESDSNPSRKRKFFSDYPLKTDEKVVHTSVDLQLKDPLPLDWEQCLDLESGRMYYLNRKTFRKSWSWPKDRKLDLELNIATHDQYSNCSEQYCSSDSSDKVLIDGSKKKYMTSINSNNMMALPCLNCHLLVILSKSVPSCPNCKYVHSLPFQKSPPPPRVPAVKSLNTLSLLN; this is translated from the exons ATGGAGCTTCCGGAGCTGTCTTTGGCTCCAACACAGTTTGTTGTCAACAAGACTAGCAGTGCCTATAGTTCATCTTCAGAATCCGACAGCAACCCTTCTCGGAAGAGGAAGTTTTTCAGTGATTATCCGCTGAAGACTGATGAAAAAGTAGTTCACACAAGTGTTGATCTTCAACTCAAAGACCCTCTGCCATTGGATTGGGAGCAATGCCTTGATCTtgaa TCAGGAAGGATGTATTATCTAAACAGAAAGACCTTTAGGAAGAGTTGGAGCTGGCCCAAGGATCGAAAGCTTGACCTTGAACTCAACATCGCGACACATGATCAGTACTCCAATTGCTCCGAGCAGTACTGCAGCAGCGACAGCTCTGATAAAGTACTTATTGATGGCTCCAAGAAGAAATACATGACCTCAATTAACAGCAACAACATGATGGCTTTGCCCTGCTTGAATTGCCATCTCCTTGTCATTCTCTCAAAATCTGTTCCCTCTTGTCCCAACTGCAAGTATGTCCATTCGCTCCCGTTCCAGAAGAGCCCACCACCACCCCGAGTCCCTGCGGTCAAGTCACTCAACACCTTAAGCCTCTTAAACTGA